Proteins found in one Planctomycetes bacterium MalM25 genomic segment:
- the mutY gene encoding A/G-specific adenine glycosylase codes for MSETAPPLPSEWKRAFRQRLLKWYEKHARDMPWRRSSDPYGVWVSEVMLQQTQVETVRPYFERFLEAFPTVADLAAAKEQQVLRLWEGLGYYRRARSLHAAAKQVVAEHGGQMPRDVATLLTLPGVGRYTAGAIVSIAYDEPAPILEANTIRLFTRLIAYDGKPTSAAGQRRLWGVAEELLPRKNVARFNQALMELGSLVCKPAAPDCEACPVGKLCKANLEGSIDSLGPTTTKLKFTEVNEAAVVVRKGDRVLIRQCAEGERWAGLWDFPRFEVEAEGPLFAADELATKVHAQTGVRCEPGALITTLKHGVTRFRITLACYEARHTGGRLRSGARWAEPAELADLPLSVTGRKLAKRLA; via the coding sequence GTGAGCGAAACCGCCCCGCCGCTCCCGAGCGAGTGGAAACGTGCGTTCCGCCAACGCCTGCTGAAGTGGTACGAGAAGCACGCCCGCGACATGCCGTGGCGGCGTTCGAGCGACCCGTACGGTGTGTGGGTCAGCGAGGTGATGCTGCAGCAGACGCAGGTCGAGACGGTGCGGCCCTACTTCGAGCGTTTCCTTGAAGCTTTCCCGACGGTCGCCGACTTGGCCGCCGCGAAGGAGCAACAGGTCCTGCGGCTCTGGGAGGGCCTCGGCTACTACCGCCGGGCGCGTTCGCTGCACGCCGCCGCGAAGCAGGTCGTCGCCGAGCACGGCGGCCAGATGCCGCGCGACGTGGCGACGCTGCTCACCCTGCCGGGAGTGGGGCGGTACACGGCGGGGGCGATCGTGTCGATCGCGTACGACGAGCCGGCCCCGATCCTCGAGGCGAACACGATCCGCCTGTTTACGCGGCTGATCGCGTACGACGGCAAGCCGACCTCCGCAGCGGGCCAGCGTCGGCTGTGGGGAGTCGCCGAGGAGCTGCTGCCGCGCAAGAACGTGGCGCGGTTCAACCAAGCGCTGATGGAACTCGGCTCGCTCGTCTGCAAGCCGGCCGCGCCCGACTGCGAGGCGTGCCCGGTCGGGAAGCTTTGCAAGGCGAACCTCGAAGGTTCCATCGACTCACTCGGGCCGACCACCACGAAGCTTAAGTTCACCGAAGTGAACGAGGCGGCCGTCGTCGTCCGCAAGGGCGACCGGGTGCTGATCCGCCAGTGCGCGGAGGGGGAGCGGTGGGCCGGCCTGTGGGACTTCCCCCGCTTCGAGGTCGAAGCCGAGGGCCCGCTCTTCGCCGCCGACGAGTTGGCGACCAAGGTCCACGCGCAAACGGGCGTCCGCTGCGAGCCGGGCGCGCTGATCACCACGCTCAAGCACGGGGTCACCCGCTTCCGCATCACGCTCGCCTGCTACGAGGCCCGCCACACGGGCGGCCGGCTACGCAGCGGCGCGCGGTGGGCGGAGCCGGCGGAGCTGGCCGACCTGCCGCTGAGCGTCACGGGACGGAAGCTGGCGAAGCGGCTCGCCTAG